A single Leptidea sinapis chromosome 2, ilLepSina1.1, whole genome shotgun sequence DNA region contains:
- the LOC126977337 gene encoding uncharacterized abhydrolase domain-containing protein DDB_G0269086-like produces MSYKVVLLCLCAVYFTTAAPANRPEYDYEYDNSAQAAQAPAESSHYDAYIQDVKAAATGDASKKGFSRGSGLRTIAVGSANQAKTALGNQQAAAYQAAYVAKNTLAQSAAQSSATAQAALAGKQVILSGLEQQVRDAKVALQGEEMQLQQAKRSAQAAAQAAQQAMHQVNVIQAALNAAQATSENANEAASQAAGELGAQTAMVGAARQRLQTLQEQLKGVRIDFEATQAAARKAQAAAQQAQANAAEAAAKAAAAGLGQRHDSSHEGTEVQERQADTREYYRTDRH; encoded by the exons GTGCCGTATACTTCACAACAGCCGCCCCAGCGAACCGACCGGAATATGATTATGAGTATGACAACTCAGCTCAAGCAGCTCAGGCGCCAGCTGAGTCAAGTCACTATGACGCTTACATCCAAGACGTCAAGGCCGCAGCCACTGGCGACGCTAGTAAGAAGGGCTTCAGTAGAGGAAGTGGTCTGAGAACTATCGCTGTAGGTTCAGCCAATCAAGCGAAAACAGCGCTTGGAAACCAGCAAGCTGCAGCGTACCAGGCTGCCTATGTGGCGAAGAACACTCTTGCCCAATCAGCGGCCCAGTCCAGTGCTACAGCGCAAGCAGCGCTAGCGGGGAAGCAAGTGATACTGTCTGGCTTGGAGCAGCAAGTGAGAGACGCTAAGGTGGCGCTCCAAGGAGAAGAGATGCAGCTGCAACAGGCCAAGAGATCAGCACAAGCCGCGGCCCAAGCTGCCCAACAGGCCATGCACCAA GTGAACGTCATCCAAGCAGCTCTGAACGCAGCGCAGGCGACATCGGAGAATGCGAACGAAGCAGCGTCCCAGGCGGCCGGGGAACTGGGAGCACAGACGGCCATGGTGGGGGCGGCTCGCCAGCGGCTCCAGACCTTGCAGGAGCAGCTCAAGGGAGTTAGGATCGACTTCGAGGCCACGCAGGCTGCTGCCAGGAAAGCTCAG GCCGCGGCCCAACAAGCCCAAGCTAACGCGGCGGAAGCGGCAGCGAAGGCGGCGGCGGCTGGTCTCGGTCAGCGTCACGACTCCTCGCACGAAGGTACGGAGGTTCAGGAGCGGCAGGCGGACACGAGGGAGTACTACCGAACTGACCGGCACTAG